The region CCCCACGCGGGTGTGGTCGACTCCGGGCCCGCTCACGCTTTGCGCGGTGCGTCCAGGTCGACGTTAACGCGCTCGCGGGGGTCGCTCGCCGCGCGGACCAGCGTACGGATAGCCTGGATCACGCGGCCCTGACGGCCAATGAGCCGCCCTTCCTCGCCCGGGGCCACGCGCACCAGCACCGTCGGCCCACGCCTGGAAACGCGCACGAGCGACGGCTGGTCCACCACGCTCTGC is a window of Deinococcus deserti VCD115 DNA encoding:
- a CDS encoding KH domain-containing protein; translated protein: MKSDPVDLTLFLSQSVVDQPSLVRVSRRGPTVLVRVAPGEEGRLIGRQGRVIQAIRTLVRAASDPRERVNVDLDAPRKA